A section of the Lusitaniella coriacea LEGE 07157 genome encodes:
- a CDS encoding POTRA domain-containing protein yields the protein MSQDNQQMFLAKIATSLVLLLNSIFLPNSIAIARQQEAATLQKRQSERYPNSHETKENALQKSISLYHRQHFRSDSPLVQTPIISSEFPEAESQVLITELVIEGTNDPELLEAIYRVIKTQAGQKTTRSLLQEDVKAIFTTGYFANVTVVPEDTPSGVRVTFQVEPNPILNRVVVRTIPERQGEQVLPQEKVDEIFEEQYGQIVNLRDFQAGILELNEWYREQGYDLAQVVGAPKVSQDGTVTIDVAEGVIEEVRIRFLNEENESVEGYTSDLILQQIEQKAGDVFNREIAQKDLERTFGLGLFNDVRFSFSVGSDPSQVIVSIDVEEFGSILDIAHTLREQHNKESNPQLRQKALSLYQQALQDYQLKEDTVGQALALTGIADVYRELKNFEQALSFYNRALLLWRANMAQLDESKFNYKEYTESVSWGTGVSSLQGIFADAHGFVSFRGNELATLINLSSLYRLLGNYQQSLDSLNEAKLISQNHGANILEAFEKINNSENLSTQEKEKLRFVIMSFLISGDWFEGLMNYGTSLVYSDLEQLEQSLDYRRRGLVQLKNGFGDFCGILKSLENNNPESNSEVDYLCNEFFPLVFKNAEDGEKLDFELFERLLRLLYSLPDESNITSPPSRS from the coding sequence ATGAGTCAAGACAATCAACAGATGTTTCTTGCCAAAATCGCTACTAGCCTTGTTTTATTGCTAAATTCTATCTTTCTACCCAACTCGATCGCGATCGCCAGACAGCAAGAAGCCGCAACCTTACAAAAAAGACAGAGCGAAAGATATCCCAATAGTCACGAGACAAAAGAAAATGCCCTGCAAAAATCAATTTCCCTCTACCATCGACAACACTTTCGTTCGGATAGTCCGTTGGTGCAGACTCCAATAATCTCCTCAGAATTTCCCGAAGCAGAATCCCAAGTTCTCATCACGGAATTGGTCATTGAGGGAACGAACGATCCCGAATTACTCGAAGCAATTTATCGGGTAATTAAAACCCAAGCCGGACAAAAAACAACTCGTTCTCTGCTGCAAGAAGATGTCAAAGCTATCTTTACCACGGGCTACTTCGCCAACGTTACAGTCGTGCCGGAAGATACGCCCTCGGGGGTGCGCGTCACCTTTCAGGTGGAACCCAACCCCATTTTGAATCGGGTCGTCGTGCGGACGATTCCCGAACGGCAAGGAGAGCAGGTGTTACCCCAAGAGAAAGTTGATGAGATTTTTGAAGAGCAGTACGGTCAGATCGTCAATCTGCGGGACTTTCAAGCGGGAATTCTCGAATTAAACGAATGGTATCGCGAACAAGGTTACGACCTTGCCCAAGTGGTGGGTGCGCCGAAGGTATCGCAAGATGGCACTGTTACCATAGATGTCGCAGAAGGGGTAATCGAAGAGGTTCGCATCAGATTTTTGAACGAGGAAAATGAGTCAGTTGAGGGGTACACTAGCGATCTGATTTTGCAGCAAATCGAGCAAAAAGCCGGGGATGTTTTTAATCGAGAAATAGCACAAAAAGATTTAGAGAGAACATTCGGTCTGGGTTTGTTTAATGATGTAAGATTTTCTTTTTCTGTTGGTTCAGATCCCAGCCAAGTTATTGTTAGTATAGACGTGGAAGAATTTGGCAGTATATTGGATATTGCTCATACATTGAGAGAACAACACAATAAAGAATCCAATCCGCAATTACGACAAAAAGCGCTTTCTCTCTATCAGCAAGCCCTCCAAGACTATCAATTGAAAGAGGATACTGTCGGTCAGGCGCTTGCACTTACGGGGATTGCTGATGTTTACCGAGAACTCAAAAATTTCGAGCAAGCATTAAGCTTCTACAATCGAGCATTACTATTGTGGAGAGCCAATATGGCACAGTTGGATGAAAGCAAATTTAATTACAAAGAATATACAGAAAGTGTTTCTTGGGGGACTGGAGTTAGCAGTTTGCAGGGAATATTTGCAGATGCCCACGGCTTTGTTTCTTTTCGCGGGAATGAATTAGCGACACTAATTAATTTGAGCAGTTTGTATCGCCTTTTAGGCAATTATCAGCAATCTCTCGATTCTCTGAATGAAGCCAAGCTAATTTCACAAAATCACGGAGCCAATATTCTCGAAGCTTTTGAAAAAATCAATAACTCGGAAAATTTATCAACCCAAGAAAAAGAGAAACTACGATTTGTGATAATGTCTTTTTTGATATCTGGAGATTGGTTTGAAGGTCTGATGAATTATGGAACAAGTTTAGTTTACTCCGATCTGGAACAGCTAGAACAAAGTCTCGATTATCGACGACGTGGATTGGTTCAATTAAAGAATGGTTTTGGAGATTTTTGCGGAATTCTCAAAAGCTTAGAAAACAACAATCCAGAAAGTAACTCAGAAGTAGATTACCTTTGCAACGAATTCTTTCCTCTTGTTTTTAAAAACGCAGAAGATGGAGAAAAGCTCGATTTTGAGCTGTTTGAACGCTTATTAAGGTTACTCTACTCCCTTCCAGATGAGTCCAATATAACCTCCCCACCCTCAAGGTCATAA